One window from the genome of Lathamus discolor isolate bLatDis1 chromosome 8, bLatDis1.hap1, whole genome shotgun sequence encodes:
- the TEX9 gene encoding testis-expressed protein 9 isoform X3 yields MLMAQNGPYSGSKGKRTTSSSKARNLEVQSVDAVAALGDCTDFSLAKTISKVESKLEKGVLPDCVDDDTIPSAGNEIGAEAQVRFLKAKLRVTQEELASVVRECRKKDDENQNLKSQLKETEGEIARLQRTISVQCSQSEKYKALSQEASRKSQGLQQEVTALEKELENLKRVQKQATSSQSVTEVCLNRALEEAEKYKVELSKLKQSNKDATNQELKIIEELKAEKKKLQKEKEELMTGFKKQLKLIDILKRQKMHIEAAKMLSFTEEEFMKALEWGNN; encoded by the exons ttcaaaagCAAGAAACCTGGAAGTACAAAGTGTTGATGCTGTTGCAGCACTGGGGGATTGCACAGATTTTTCTCTAGCAAAAACAATAAGCAAAGTCGAGTCAAAACTAGAGAAAGGAGTCTTACCAGATTGTGTAGATGATGATACTATTCCAAGTGCTGGAAATGAAATTGGAGCAG AAGCTCAAGTAAGATTTCTTAAGGCAAAGTTACGCGTTACACAAGAAGAGCTGGCTAGTGTAGTACGTGAGTGCAGAAAAAAG GATGATGAAAATCAGAATTTAAAGTCTCAGCTTAAAGAAACTGAAGGAGAAATTGCCCGACTGCAACGAACCATCAGTGTGCAGTGTTCTCAGAGCGAGAAGTACAAAGCGTTGTCACAAGAAGCAAGCAGAAAAAGTCAAGGGTTGCAACAAGAAGTCACTGCTCTAGAAAAG GAATTGGAGAATCTAAAGCGCGTACAAAAGCAGGCCACAAGCAGTCAGAGTGTAACAGAGGTTTGCTTAAACAGGGCCcttgaagaagcagaaaagtatAAAGTGGAGCTGAGTAAACTGAAGCAAAGTAACAAG GATGCAACTAACCAAGAACTCAAAATAATTGAAgaattaaaagcagagaaaaagaaactgcagaaggaaaaagaagagctaATGACgggttttaaaaagcagttaaagTTAATTGATATCTTAAAGAGACAAAAG atgCACATTGAAGCTGCTAAGATGCTTTCTTTTACTGAAGAGGAATTCATGAAAGCTCTTGAGTGGGGAAATAATTGA